A section of the Solitalea canadensis DSM 3403 genome encodes:
- the pflB gene encoding formate C-acetyltransferase gives MKADVEKVPFTSGEWNTSLNVYNFVVKNITSYTGDSSFLVGPSIKTTYLWNICQDTLRKERENDGCLGIDTETISTMTAFKPGFINKENEVIVGLQTDELLKRAMKPFGGIKLVESAVKERGLKVSDRVIDVFNYAKNHNEKVFDAYDQEIRTFRSKHILTGLPDNYARGRIIGDFRRVALYGIDQLIKFKWADYDKVSGEMTEHKVRLREEISLQISALKDMLLMASEYGYDISRPAETAQEAVQWVYFAYLAAVKEQDGAAMSLGNVSSFLDIFIERDLEAGLMTESEAQELIDQFVMKLRMVRHLRPAAYDEIFGGDPTWVTECIGGQLHDGRTKVTKTSYRFLQTLYNLGASPEPNLTVLWSEQLPESFKRFCAQVSIDTSSIQYENDDLMRPNRGSDDYGIACCVSHQEIGKSIQHFGARANLPKALLIALNGGREEHGGTQVLKDIPQIDEGVLDYDIVLDLFKRSMKELARVYSKAMYIIHYMHDKYYYERAQMSLIDTDPHIDIAYGAAGISIIADSLSAIKYAKVTAIRNVKGLTTGFNIEGDFPKYGNDDDRVDTIAQEITSYFIGELRKHKAYKNATPTLSLLTITSNVMYGTNTGATPDGRDNGESFAPGANPMHGRDCSGAIASLNSVAKLNYNDAQDGISNTFSMIPKSLGDTRGEQINNLVNTMEGYFKQMAHHLNVNVLNRETLMDAYEHPENYPQLTIRVSGYAVNFVRLSRAHQLEVIARTFHENM, from the coding sequence ATGAAAGCGGATGTCGAAAAAGTTCCATTTACATCTGGCGAATGGAATACCAGCCTAAATGTTTACAACTTTGTTGTAAAAAATATTACTTCTTATACCGGAGATTCGTCTTTTTTAGTAGGACCATCCATTAAGACTACTTACTTATGGAATATCTGTCAAGATACCTTACGCAAAGAGAGAGAGAATGACGGCTGTCTGGGTATTGATACGGAAACTATTTCCACTATGACAGCTTTCAAACCTGGTTTCATCAACAAAGAAAATGAAGTAATTGTTGGGTTACAAACCGATGAATTGCTAAAAAGAGCAATGAAACCATTTGGAGGCATCAAATTGGTTGAATCAGCAGTAAAAGAAAGAGGCCTGAAGGTTTCTGACCGTGTTATAGATGTTTTCAACTATGCAAAAAACCATAATGAAAAGGTATTTGATGCATACGATCAGGAAATCAGAACTTTTCGCTCTAAACATATACTTACAGGTTTACCTGACAATTATGCACGTGGTCGTATTATCGGCGACTTCCGCAGAGTAGCACTTTATGGTATCGATCAGCTTATCAAATTCAAATGGGCTGATTATGATAAAGTTTCAGGTGAAATGACTGAACATAAAGTTCGTCTGCGTGAAGAAATTTCATTGCAGATATCAGCCCTTAAAGACATGCTTTTAATGGCTTCTGAATATGGGTATGATATCTCTCGCCCTGCTGAAACAGCACAAGAGGCCGTTCAATGGGTTTATTTTGCATACCTGGCAGCTGTTAAGGAGCAGGATGGTGCTGCAATGTCATTAGGTAATGTATCCTCATTCCTTGACATCTTTATTGAAAGAGACCTTGAAGCCGGCTTAATGACCGAAAGTGAAGCGCAAGAACTGATCGATCAATTTGTGATGAAACTTCGCATGGTTCGTCATTTACGTCCTGCAGCTTATGATGAGATTTTTGGTGGCGACCCTACCTGGGTAACTGAATGTATCGGCGGTCAGCTTCATGACGGAAGAACAAAAGTTACCAAAACTTCCTATCGTTTCCTTCAAACACTATATAACCTTGGTGCATCTCCTGAACCTAACTTAACTGTTTTATGGTCAGAACAATTGCCTGAAAGTTTTAAACGTTTCTGCGCACAGGTTTCAATTGATACTTCATCGATCCAGTATGAAAACGACGACTTAATGCGTCCTAACAGAGGATCTGATGATTACGGAATTGCATGTTGTGTTTCACATCAGGAAATCGGAAAATCTATTCAGCATTTTGGTGCACGCGCCAACCTGCCTAAAGCATTACTGATTGCCCTTAACGGTGGTCGTGAAGAACACGGAGGAACTCAGGTACTAAAAGATATACCTCAGATCGACGAAGGTGTATTAGATTACGATATCGTTCTGGATCTTTTCAAACGCAGTATGAAAGAGCTGGCCCGCGTATATAGCAAAGCCATGTATATCATTCACTATATGCATGATAAGTACTATTACGAAAGAGCTCAGATGTCTTTGATCGATACCGATCCGCATATTGATATTGCCTATGGGGCAGCTGGTATTTCGATTATTGCAGACTCTTTATCAGCCATCAAATATGCAAAAGTAACTGCTATACGTAATGTAAAAGGTCTGACTACAGGATTCAACATCGAAGGCGATTTCCCTAAATATGGTAACGATGATGATCGTGTAGATACTATCGCTCAGGAAATCACTTCTTACTTTATCGGTGAATTAAGAAAACACAAAGCATATAAAAATGCCACTCCTACCCTTTCATTATTAACCATTACATCCAATGTGATGTATGGAACTAATACAGGAGCAACACCTGATGGCCGTGATAATGGGGAGTCATTTGCACCGGGTGCTAATCCAATGCACGGAAGGGATTGCAGTGGTGCTATTGCATCATTAAACTCTGTTGCAAAACTAAACTATAATGATGCGCAGGATGGAATCTCAAACACCTTCTCAATGATCCCTAAATCATTAGGAGACACAAGAGGTGAACAGATCAACAACCTGGTAAATACGATGGAGGGTTATTTCAAACAGATGGCTCATCATTTAAATGTAAATGTACTTAACCGCGAAACATTGATGGATGCATACGAACATCCAGAAAACTATCCGCAATTAACGATCAGGGTTTCTGGTTATGCGGTTAACTTCGTAAGGTTATCAAGGGCGCACCAGTTAGAGGTAATTGCCCGTACATTCCACGAGAATATGTAA
- the pflA gene encoding pyruvate formate-lyase-activating protein has protein sequence MYFPLQDIEAAKLNKDDPEHLRIHSLETFGTHDGPGIRMVVFVQGCQFRCVYCQNPDTLDVTGGTLVTIEELVKRAVRQRNYFGKEGGVTVSGGEPLLQRSKLTDFFLLLHEEGINTCLDTNGRLNNKEVHELLAYTDLLLLDVKHINNEIHHRLTGLTNKNTLGLAEYRESTGKRMWLRYVLVPGWTDQPEHLEEWGQHFANYKTVERVEIIPFHQLGAHKWELLNMNYPLKDTLPPTAESKKQALDIFQKYFKNVILK, from the coding sequence ATGTACTTTCCACTACAGGATATAGAGGCGGCCAAGTTAAACAAGGATGACCCTGAACACTTAAGGATTCATTCACTCGAAACCTTTGGCACACATGATGGCCCCGGCATCAGAATGGTCGTATTTGTTCAAGGCTGCCAGTTCAGATGTGTTTATTGTCAAAACCCTGACACATTAGATGTAACAGGTGGCACATTGGTAACAATTGAAGAATTGGTAAAAAGGGCGGTTCGCCAGCGTAATTATTTCGGCAAAGAAGGCGGCGTTACCGTTTCAGGTGGTGAGCCCTTACTACAAAGGAGTAAACTCACAGATTTCTTTCTTTTATTACATGAAGAGGGAATAAATACCTGTTTGGATACCAACGGACGATTAAATAATAAAGAGGTACACGAGCTGCTTGCTTATACTGATTTGTTACTGCTGGATGTAAAGCATATTAATAATGAAATTCATCACCGACTAACAGGTTTAACTAATAAAAACACACTGGGACTTGCTGAATACCGTGAATCTACAGGTAAACGTATGTGGTTAAGGTATGTACTGGTTCCAGGATGGACAGATCAGCCGGAACACCTTGAAGAATGGGGACAACATTTCGCCAATTATAAAACAGTTGAACGTGTTGAAATCATACCGTTTCATCAACTGGGAGCACATAAGTGGGAGTTGCTTAACATGAACTATCCATTAAAGGATACTCTACCTCCAACCGCAGAGAGTAAAAAGCAAGCATTGGATATATTTCAGAAGTACTTTAAAAATGTAATTCTGAAATAA
- a CDS encoding ChaN family lipoprotein: MNYSLLIKIAVVCFCVQLLSAVSRAQTKGLPYKIYSSAENKQLTIDELAAQLIKAQVIVFGEEHNDSVGHVLQLAVLEKLFLQSKGKVALSLEMFERDIQPVINEYLTNMIREKNFMNDARPWKNYADYKPLIEFAKKNTIPVIAANAPSRYVNRVTRLGLASLSELNDQSKTFLPPLPIDTLSGAYYHKFLKTLGGHNMPGMQIYQSQNLWDASMADVITSFIVKNKEFKVLQLNGRFHSDECLGVCYRLKKAGLKVTTISCFSDDSFKNPDFTKFSQLADFIIVTDPSVKRTF, from the coding sequence ATGAACTACTCATTGTTGATTAAAATAGCCGTTGTGTGTTTTTGTGTGCAATTGCTTAGTGCTGTAAGTCGTGCTCAAACAAAAGGATTGCCGTACAAAATCTATTCATCAGCAGAAAATAAACAGCTAACGATTGATGAACTGGCTGCACAGTTAATTAAAGCACAAGTAATTGTGTTTGGAGAAGAACATAATGATTCAGTGGGACATGTACTTCAGCTGGCTGTATTAGAAAAGCTATTTCTTCAGTCAAAGGGTAAAGTTGCCTTATCTCTGGAAATGTTTGAGCGTGATATTCAGCCTGTAATAAATGAATATTTAACTAATATGATAAGGGAGAAAAACTTCATGAATGACGCTCGTCCCTGGAAAAACTATGCGGATTATAAACCTTTAATTGAGTTTGCTAAAAAGAATACCATTCCTGTTATCGCTGCTAATGCCCCATCGCGTTACGTAAACCGGGTAACTCGCCTCGGATTAGCTTCATTAAGTGAACTGAATGATCAATCTAAAACATTCCTGCCTCCATTACCAATTGATACGCTTTCTGGGGCTTATTACCATAAGTTTCTGAAAACATTAGGCGGTCATAATATGCCTGGCATGCAGATATACCAGTCTCAAAATCTTTGGGACGCATCAATGGCTGATGTAATCACATCATTTATTGTTAAAAATAAAGAATTTAAAGTACTACAGTTAAACGGCCGATTTCATTCTGACGAATGCCTTGGTGTTTGCTATCGATTAAAGAAGGCCGGGTTAAAAGTCACAACAATAAGCTGCTTCTCAGATGATTCATTTAAGAACCCTGACTTTACTAAATTTAGCCAATTGGCCGATTTTATTATAGTTACTGACCCAAGCGTAAAACGAACGTTTTAA